The Carassius carassius chromosome 9, fCarCar2.1, whole genome shotgun sequence genome includes a region encoding these proteins:
- the ptger1b gene encoding prostaglandin E receptor 1b (subtype EP1), producing the protein MCLKAQWCSSHNLEMLAIQQLNSSAPDVDERFSNQTQQAHGVAPVHCRENLNTTTNPTVAGLSMTLGIIFNIIALIILAKAYANLRKRSKATFLLFASSLVATDLAGHGIAGALVLRLYISGTDGGLCNPSDATCHFLGGSMVFFGLCPLFLGCIMAAERCMGVTRPLLHARMVCTIHTKIVLMMIWLLALSVALLPFFHLGTYTYQFPGTWCFINVLDDTSLTDVIFVLLFSGLGLAALAVALVCNTISGVTLVIARLRKKKCPRRSAKSHDIEMVAQLVGIMIASCICWSPLLIFGLMSVIRSYSGSMGGDLESYRTLMVMGVRLASWNQILDPWVYILLRRAVLKKIYRITTGRSDLKGSTFRRWEISSFQNSMKSVINRN; encoded by the exons ATGTGTCTCAAAGCTCAATGGTGCTCGTCCCATAACCTGGAGATGTTAGCCATCCAACAGTTGAACAGTTCAGCCCCGGATGTGGATGAAAGGTTCAGCAATCAGACCCAGCAGGCGCATGGAGTGGCACCGGTGCACTGTAGGGAAAACCTGAACACCACAACCAACCCCACGGTAGCGGGCCTGTCCATGACCCTGGGGATCATTTTCAACATCATAGCACTGATCATTCTGGCTAAAGCCTATGCAAATCTGCGTAAGCGCTCGAAAGCCACGTTCCTGCTGTTCGCCAGTTCTCTGGTGGCTACGGACCTTGCCGGTCATGGTATCGCAGGTGCTCTGGTTCTGAGGCTCTACATTTCTGGCACCGATGGAGGACTTTGTAACCCGTCCGATGCCACCTGCCATTTCCTGGGCGGCAGCATGGTATTCTTCGGCCTGTGCCCACTGTTTCTCGGATGCATCATGGCGGCAGAGCGGTGCATGGGCGTGACGCGGCCCCTCCTGCACGCCCGTATGGTTTGCACGATCCACACCAAGATAGTGCTGATGATGATATGGCTGTTGGCTTTATCTGTAGCACTGCTGCCTTTCTTTCACCTGGGCACATACACCTACCAGTTCCCAGGGACCTGGTGCTTCATCAATGTGTTGGACGACACCAGCCTCACAGACGTGATATTTGTGCTGCTGTTTTCCGGACTGGGACTGGCCGCACTGGCTGTGGCATTGGTCTGCAACACCATCAGCGGGGTGACGCTGGTCATCGCCCGTCTGCGCAAGAAGAAGTGCCCCCGAAGATCAGCTAAATCACATGACATTGAGATGGTGGCACAGCTGGTGGGCATTATGATCGCTTCCTGCATCTGCTGGAGCCCTCTGCTG ATCTTCGGTCTGATGTCAGTCATCCGCTCATACAGTGGCTCTATGGGGGGTGATTTGGAATCCTACAGGACTTTAATGGTCATGGGAGTTCGTCTGGCTTCCTGGAACCAGATTCTGGACCCCTGGGTTTATATCCTTCTACGCCGGGCCGTCCTCAAAAAGATTTACCGCATAACCACCGGCCGCAGTGACCTTAAAGGGAGCACATTCCGGAGGTGGGAGATCAGCTCCTTCCAGAACTCCATGAAGAGTGTAATTAATCGGAACTAA